The following proteins are co-located in the Phragmites australis chromosome 10, lpPhrAust1.1, whole genome shotgun sequence genome:
- the LOC133930917 gene encoding transketolase, chloroplastic, which yields MAAHSVAAAHATIAARAGSAPGGAGASASAERLGFRRLSSLAGRGLRSPLPARRAPVARRQRVVRAAAVETLEGKAATGELLEKSVNTIRFLAIDAVEKANSGHPGLPMGCAPMGHILYDEVMRYNPKNPYWFNRDRFVLSAGHGCMLQYALLHLAGYDSVKEADLKEFRQWGSSTPGHPENFETPGVEVTTGPLGQGIANAVGLALAEKHLAARFNKPDSEIVDHYTYCILGDGCQMEGIANEACSLAGHWGLGKLITFYDDNHISIDGDTEIAFTEDVTTRFEALGWHTIWVKNGNNGYDDIRAAIKEAKAVTDKPTLIKVTTTIGFGSPNKANSYSVHGSALGTKEVEATRQNLAWPYEPFFVPEDVKSHWSRHVPQGAALEADWDAKFAEYEKKYAEDAATLKSIITGELPAGWADALPKYTPESPADATRNLSQQCLNALAKVVPGLLGGSADLASSNMTLLKMFGDFQKDTPEERNVRFGVREHGMGAICNGIALHSPGFFPYCATFFVFTDYMRGAMRISALSESGVIYVMTHDSIGLGEDGPTHQPIEHLVSFRAMPNILMLRPADGNETAGAYKVAVLNRKRPSILALSRQKLPQLPGTSIEGVEKGGYTISDNSTGNKPDLIVLSTGSELEIAAKAADELRKEGKTVRVVSFVSWELFEEQSDEYKESVLPEAVTARISIEAGSTLGWQKYVGAHGKTIGIDKFGASAPAGKIYKEYGITVESVIAAAKSF from the exons ATGGCCGCGCACTCCGTCGCCGCCGCGCACGCCACCATCGCCGCGCGCGCGGGCTCCGCgcccggcggcgccggcgcgtcTGCGTCTGCGGAGCGCCTCGGGTTCCGCCGCCTCAGCTCGCTCGCCGGCCGCGGCCTGCGCTCCCCGCTCCCGGCCCGCCGAGCGCCCGTGGCGCGCCGCCAGCGCGTCgttcgcgccgccgccgtcgagaCGCTCGAGGGGAAGGCGGCCACCGGCGAGCTGCTCGAGAAGTCGGTCAACACGATCCGGTTCCTGGCCATCGACGCCGTCGAGAAGGCAAACTCCGGCCACCCGGGGCTCCCCATGGGGTGCGCGCCCATGGGCCACATCCTCTACGACGAGGTCATGCGGTACAACCCCAAGAACCCCTATTGGTTCAACCGCGACCGCTTCGTCCTCTCCGCCGGCCACGGGTGCATGCTCCAGTACGCCCTGCTCCACCTCGCCGGATACGACAGCGTCAAG GAGGCGGACTTGAAGGAGTTCAGGCAATGGGGAAGCAGCACACCAGGCCACCCTGAAAACTTTGAGACTCCAGGAGTTGAAGTGACCACCG GACCTCTTGGTCAGGGTATCGCCAATGCAGTTGGGTTGGCACTCGCCGAGAAACACCTGGCCGCCCGCTTCAACAAGCCCGACAGTGAGATTGTCGATCACTACAC GTATTGTATTCTGGGAGATGGTTGCCAAATGGAGGGTATTGCCAATGAAGCCTGTTCGCTGGCTGGACACTGGGGCCTTGGCAAGCTGATCACTTTCTACGATGACAACCACATTTCCATTGATGGAGATACAGAGATCGCGTTCACAGAGGACGTGACCACCCGCTTTGAGGCTCTTGGGTGGCACACGATCTGGGTTAAGAATGGGAACAACGGCTATGATGACATCCGTGCAGCCATTAAGGAAGCAAAGGCGGTAACCGACAAGCCTACATTAATCAAG GTGACTACTACAATCGGTTTTGGATCTCCCAACAAAGCCAACTCATACAGTGTGCATGGAAGTGCATTGGGCACGAAAGAGGTCGAAGCAACCCGGCAGAACCTTGCATGGCCCTACGAGCCATTCTTTGTGCCTGAGGACGTCAAGAG CCACTGGAGCCGCCATGTGCCCCAAGGTGCTGCACTTGAGGCTGATTGGGATGCTAAGTTTGCAGAGTATGAGAAGAAGTACGCAGAAGATGCAGCAACATTGAAAAGTATCATCACAGGGGAGTTGCCTGCTGGCTGGGCTGATGCTCTTCCT aaatacACTCCAGAGAGTCCAGCAGATGCCACCAGGAACCTCTCCCAGCAATGCTTGAATGCACTTGCTAAAGTTGTGCCTGGTCTTCTTGGAGGCAGTGCTGATCTCGCGTCCTCCAACATGACATTGCTAAAGATGTTTGGCGACTTCCAGAAAGATACGCCTGAGGAGCGCAATGTCCGCTTTGGAGTCAGGGAGCATGGAATGGGTGCCATTTGCAATGGCATTGCTCTGCACAGCCCAGGGTTCTTTCCATACTGTGCTACTTTCTTTGTTTTCACTGATTACATGAGAGGTGCCATGAGGATCTCAGCTTTGTCTGAATCTGGAGTTATCTATGTTATGACCCATGACTCTATTGGTCTCGGAGAAGATGGCCCGACCCATCAGCCCATTGAGCATTTGGTGAGCTTCCGTGCAATGCCCAATATATTGATGCTCCGTCCTGCTGATGGCAATGAGACCGCAGGGGCATACAAAGTTGCGGTCCTCAACAGGAAGAGGCCATCTATTCTTGCTCTCTCCAGGCAAAAGCTTCCTCAGCTGCCTGGTACCTCAATTGAGGGTGTTGAGAAGGGTGGGTATACCATCTCTGACAACTCAACCGGCAACAAGCCTGACCTCATTGTCTTGAGTACCGGTTCTGAACTGGAGATTGCTGCCAAGGCTGCCGACGAATTGAGGAAGGAGGGGAAGACTGTCCGTGTGGTGTCATTTGTTTCCTGGGAACTTTTTGAGGAGCAGTCAGATGAATACAAGGAGAGCGTTCTCCCTGAGGCTGTTACTGCAAGAATCAGCATTGAAGCAGGGTCTACTCTCGGATGGCAGAAGTACGTCGGAGCCCACGGCAAGACCATTGGCATCGACAAATTCGGTGCAAGTGCTCCTGCTGGAAAGATCTACAAGGAGTACGGCATCACTGTGGAGAGCGTCATCGCCGCAGCCAAGAGCTTTTAA